In Pseudocalidococcus azoricus BACA0444, a single window of DNA contains:
- the psaK gene encoding photosystem I reaction center subunit PsaK, with amino-acid sequence MTHLLLATIPDTTWTPSVGLVVIICNLLTIAIGRYVIKNRGQGPNLPVALPAFFEGFGLPELLGTTSLGHILAAGVVSGLQNSGVL; translated from the coding sequence ATGACGCATTTACTCTTGGCAACTATCCCTGATACTACTTGGACTCCCAGCGTTGGGTTAGTCGTGATCATTTGTAATTTGTTGACGATTGCCATTGGACGTTATGTGATTAAGAATCGTGGGCAGGGGCCAAACTTACCGGTGGCATTACCTGCATTCTTTGAAGGGTTTGGCCTGCCGGAACTACTGGGAACCACTAGCCTCGGGCATATTTTGGCTGCGGGGGTTGTCAGTGGTTTACAAAACTCTGGAGTGCTCTAG
- a CDS encoding Tab2/Atab2 family RNA-binding protein, protein MTLWQVDFSERPLTNPQGQTLWELLIVDPSGQILHQAQCPQTQARFDWLIRQLEICIQKTGSCPERIQLFRPQSLSVFELAANELNLMVEPTRHTPALKRLLAAQAERYPTAANYTGEPYQPLHITSLPPVPLPEHLWGDGWQFTGLMAGELETHLITQPIPILSLRMDMLPSQLGLAASVIIPGIIIYGGRRSMALARWCQEQNPAEVEFIAGQPDGLIMSAGLRERWVLATFDDPQVRQSAQGFMTRRAAAQGLHFLLIQPDESGVTYTGLWLLQQSSS, encoded by the coding sequence ATGACTCTTTGGCAAGTAGATTTTTCAGAGCGACCCTTGACCAATCCCCAAGGTCAAACGTTGTGGGAGTTATTGATCGTCGATCCCAGTGGTCAAATCCTGCATCAGGCCCAATGCCCCCAAACTCAGGCCCGCTTTGATTGGCTAATTCGGCAATTGGAAATCTGTATCCAAAAAACTGGCTCATGTCCAGAACGCATCCAGCTATTTCGGCCCCAATCTTTAAGCGTCTTTGAGTTAGCCGCCAATGAGTTAAATCTAATGGTAGAGCCGACTCGCCATACCCCTGCCTTAAAGCGTCTTCTAGCCGCCCAGGCCGAACGTTACCCCACCGCGGCGAATTATACGGGGGAACCCTATCAACCCTTGCACATTACCTCCTTACCTCCTGTGCCTTTGCCCGAGCATCTCTGGGGAGACGGTTGGCAATTTACTGGCCTGATGGCAGGGGAACTAGAAACACATTTAATCACCCAACCGATCCCAATTTTGTCTCTCAGAATGGATATGCTCCCAAGTCAACTGGGCCTGGCAGCTAGTGTTATCATTCCCGGTATCATCATCTACGGTGGCCGCCGTTCCATGGCCTTAGCCCGTTGGTGTCAAGAACAAAATCCGGCTGAGGTGGAGTTTATTGCCGGACAACCCGATGGTTTGATTATGTCGGCGGGATTGCGGGAACGCTGGGTTTTAGCCACATTTGATGATCCTCAAGTCCGGCAATCGGCCCAGGGATTTATGACTCGGCGAGCCGCTGCCCAAGGGTTACATTTCTTGCTCATTCAACCGGACGAATCGGGTGTAACCTATACGGGACTATGGCTGCTGCAACAATCTAGCTCTTGA
- a CDS encoding DUF4278 domain-containing protein → MNTLNYRGVSYTVDSTSAEILARTQVIERPDPAPNFATNAGLPVPQPVQMLTYRGIKYQQSPAARSMKDAILLNEHIAEAAVANDANAVLPSVAGFQSDYAFHVTDAQDVEPEHRHTAFTYLQNRLKKAKAAGNDVQAEMIRAEMQLLY, encoded by the coding sequence ATGAATACCCTCAATTACCGTGGTGTCAGCTACACCGTTGATTCAACTTCCGCCGAAATCCTAGCCCGGACACAGGTTATTGAACGTCCCGATCCTGCGCCCAACTTTGCAACGAATGCTGGCCTGCCTGTGCCACAACCCGTGCAAATGCTCACCTATCGGGGGATCAAATACCAGCAATCTCCGGCGGCTCGTTCGATGAAAGATGCCATTTTGTTAAATGAGCATATTGCCGAAGCTGCAGTTGCCAACGATGCCAATGCCGTTTTGCCCTCTGTGGCCGGTTTCCAATCTGACTATGCCTTTCATGTCACCGATGCCCAAGATGTGGAGCCGGAACATCGCCACACTGCGTTCACTTACTTGCAAAATCGCTTGAAAAAAGCCAAAGCAGCCGGTAATGATGTCCAAGCAGAGATGATTCGGGCTGAAATGCAACTCCTCTACTAG
- a CDS encoding serine hydrolase — protein sequence MTFFQVDTTLAVLGEQVLNAAWDKFSWLGRDDIALAWLVYSSPVIVNTGGALSPVEFWQYPVRGYSYRGDVQIYPASIVKLFYLVAAQEWQESGMLPPNQELDRALRDMIVDSSNDATGLVMDLLSGTTSGPELPPGPFGTWQYQRNIVNRYFQSLAWPELTEINVNQKTWCDGPYGRENAFVGVNKENRNRLSVNATIRLLHSIVGGVAVSSERSQAMLNLMARSLNPEDLAADPENQVSGFLGGGLPFEAKLWSKAGLTSWVRHDAAYIELPGKCPFSLVVFLDSKLASTNEGVLPFIAEQICVRVPALDESR from the coding sequence ATGACATTTTTTCAGGTGGATACTACCTTAGCCGTCTTGGGTGAGCAAGTCTTAAACGCTGCTTGGGATAAATTTAGCTGGTTAGGACGGGATGATATTGCCTTGGCCTGGCTCGTCTATTCAAGTCCGGTGATTGTCAATACGGGGGGAGCCTTAAGTCCAGTGGAATTTTGGCAGTATCCAGTCCGGGGATATAGCTATCGGGGGGATGTCCAGATCTACCCGGCCAGCATTGTGAAACTGTTTTATTTAGTGGCCGCCCAAGAATGGCAGGAGTCAGGGATGCTCCCCCCCAATCAAGAATTGGATCGGGCCTTACGGGACATGATTGTTGATTCTAGTAATGATGCCACCGGCCTGGTGATGGATTTACTCTCTGGGACAACGAGTGGCCCCGAACTGCCCCCAGGCCCCTTTGGAACGTGGCAATACCAACGAAACATCGTCAATCGCTATTTTCAATCCCTGGCCTGGCCTGAACTGACGGAGATTAACGTCAATCAAAAAACCTGGTGTGATGGCCCCTATGGGCGAGAAAATGCTTTTGTTGGGGTGAACAAAGAAAACCGCAATCGTCTTTCGGTCAACGCCACAATTCGGTTACTCCATAGTATTGTCGGAGGTGTGGCCGTTAGCTCTGAACGTTCCCAGGCCATGTTAAATTTAATGGCTCGGAGTCTGAACCCAGAGGATTTGGCAGCGGATCCCGAAAATCAAGTCAGCGGCTTTCTTGGTGGGGGATTACCCTTTGAGGCCAAACTATGGTCAAAGGCGGGGTTAACCAGTTGGGTCAGACATGATGCCGCCTATATTGAATTGCCGGGGAAATGCCCCTTTAGCCTAGTTGTCTTTCTAGATAGCAAACTGGCCAGCACCAATGAAGGGGTCTTGCCATTTATTGCGGAACAAATCTGTGTCCGAGTTCCAGCCTTGGATGAATCTCGCTGA
- the psb34 gene encoding photosystem II assembly protein Psb34: MPYTTDDDGRLNNFAIEPKIYEAQPPTAGQKRLYLFLGIGGVVLVLGLIGVAAAVS, encoded by the coding sequence ATGCCCTATACCACCGATGATGATGGCCGGCTGAATAATTTTGCCATTGAACCCAAGATCTATGAGGCCCAACCTCCCACTGCGGGACAGAAGCGGCTCTATTTATTTTTAGGTATTGGTGGGGTTGTTTTAGTCCTAGGTTTGATTGGGGTAGCAGCGGCAGTCTCCTAG
- a CDS encoding DUF2127 domain-containing protein — protein sequence MAGRSRSWIVKVAVVKKGIFALLLLLTSFVTGVTWRFNDTFALWIQSHILQAEFRAVQSTLSFLSQTPVNELKLISRGTGVYGLMIAVAAWAVWEGKIWGYYLFAGLVGILLPVEIWELQHDPKWETGLLFGLNLVIFAYFAWEAWHLGHQKKTNP from the coding sequence ATGGCAGGGCGATCACGCTCATGGATTGTTAAGGTTGCAGTGGTCAAGAAGGGAATTTTTGCTCTGTTGCTTCTGTTGACCTCTTTTGTGACCGGGGTGACATGGCGGTTTAATGATACCTTTGCCCTCTGGATTCAGTCCCATATTCTCCAAGCAGAGTTTCGAGCTGTCCAGTCCACGTTGAGCTTTCTGAGCCAGACTCCGGTGAATGAACTGAAACTAATTTCTCGCGGCACAGGGGTCTATGGCCTGATGATTGCGGTGGCGGCCTGGGCGGTCTGGGAAGGAAAGATTTGGGGCTATTATCTCTTTGCTGGCCTGGTGGGGATATTACTACCAGTGGAAATTTGGGAATTGCAGCATGATCCCAAGTGGGAAACAGGACTCCTTTTTGGGCTGAACTTAGTGATTTTTGCTTACTTTGCCTGGGAAGCGTGGCATCTCGGCCATCAGAAAAAAACAAACCCCTAA
- a CDS encoding O-antigen ligase family protein, with the protein MTSLPRFDAASRQEGKLIGLLLGGGYVLFTLLPDSHSLMVAWPWVFLWQFTVILPLLWLVWLLLYQRRWPALGNGLDWSFGLLGLGIIVSTLGAEFRFQSLWYAIAALGGIAAVYALTAWLRTPERRQRLLVWQGYLGIAFSLWSLFLWFSQTILPEYARLADLQELGIRRNLDLTALELRNWAPFGHQNYVAGYLLLLLPLLGVLAWQEVGRRRWLWVTGLGIGLIDFYFTNSRGGWLGLLAWAVTLAWFLLWAAMKLERRQRLALGLGLGSLLVVLTIGWSTSRLRQSVWGLIQGNETSELAYRWITANIGWSMGWSKPGTGTGLGSVPLLYQKFRPAWAGKEAEMAYQLHSTPVQVWAELGVWGILSGLVLVGVLVYWAIRWRAWLPNLIESDQGLAVGVGLALGSYGIMSLTDYQVDNIAIAGLLGLHLAGLAALIRQGLSHSPPPRSKWVHSWGWLGLAGIIGIWIWVWPIHQAWNLSSQGFNALLSQPPKWPEFVAKLEQAEALAPWEPYYPLQLGWNLGRQSLEIPASDLQQQFLAQAIAAFQRGNQLAPNLEFGQNNLGWLLLRQDPVAAKLAFARAIQLMPARPGNFYGLGLSLLAARQPKLAEQSFYLEVLRQPITITSTIWREPFMAPFYQPVLEKALDFYGQLRTATQPEAPLGQYARQAYAALIWWQGIPAAMTQLIKESPNSLHPDLVTLLNFQQGQMPVASLEAMNPTQALITAWLDPANRKTLLAQAWLRATQTVIPEVLLSQLITSIERSPDFDTWLRQTSPSQGVQYTRAGFGVLSRHIDGPQPSDFYLDAQNAVTSNILGTIWPTAYYLPPLDESLEPLRQTLVAKIKS; encoded by the coding sequence ATGACATCTCTGCCTCGGTTTGATGCGGCTAGTCGCCAAGAAGGCAAGTTAATCGGCTTACTTTTAGGGGGGGGCTATGTTCTTTTTACCCTCCTCCCCGATAGCCATAGTTTGATGGTGGCCTGGCCGTGGGTGTTTCTCTGGCAATTTACGGTGATCCTGCCATTGTTGTGGTTGGTGTGGTTGTTGCTGTATCAACGGCGTTGGCCGGCACTGGGGAATGGCTTGGATTGGAGCTTTGGGCTTTTGGGGCTGGGGATTATAGTTTCTACCTTGGGGGCGGAGTTTCGATTCCAAAGTCTTTGGTATGCCATTGCGGCCTTGGGGGGAATTGCAGCGGTCTATGCTTTAACGGCCTGGTTACGCACTCCCGAACGCCGCCAACGGCTTTTGGTCTGGCAGGGCTATTTGGGCATTGCTTTTAGTCTCTGGAGTTTATTTCTTTGGTTCAGCCAAACAATTTTACCGGAATATGCCCGACTGGCTGATCTGCAAGAATTAGGAATTAGGCGCAATCTTGACTTAACAGCTTTAGAACTGCGCAACTGGGCCCCCTTTGGGCATCAAAACTATGTGGCTGGATATTTATTACTTTTGCTGCCACTGTTAGGGGTGTTGGCCTGGCAGGAGGTGGGGCGGCGGCGTTGGCTGTGGGTAACAGGCCTGGGGATTGGTTTGATTGACTTTTACTTTACAAATTCCCGCGGGGGTTGGCTGGGATTGTTGGCCTGGGCGGTGACTTTGGCATGGTTCTTACTCTGGGCAGCGATGAAACTAGAACGGCGACAACGGTTAGCCTTAGGTTTGGGCTTGGGGAGCTTACTGGTGGTCTTGACCATTGGTTGGAGTACCTCCCGGCTGCGGCAATCGGTTTGGGGCCTGATCCAGGGCAATGAAACCTCTGAGTTAGCCTATCGCTGGATTACGGCCAATATTGGCTGGTCAATGGGCTGGTCAAAACCAGGAACCGGAACAGGGTTGGGATCCGTGCCGTTGCTTTACCAAAAGTTTCGGCCTGCCTGGGCGGGGAAAGAGGCAGAAATGGCCTATCAACTCCACAGTACGCCAGTGCAGGTTTGGGCTGAGTTGGGGGTTTGGGGAATTCTCAGTGGCCTGGTTTTGGTCGGGGTGTTGGTTTATTGGGCCATCCGCTGGCGGGCCTGGTTGCCGAATCTGATTGAGTCGGATCAAGGGTTAGCCGTGGGAGTTGGCCTGGCCTTGGGCAGCTATGGGATTATGAGTCTCACCGATTATCAAGTTGATAACATTGCCATTGCGGGGCTATTGGGATTGCATTTGGCCGGTTTAGCTGCACTAATTCGCCAAGGGTTAAGTCACTCCCCACCACCGCGATCAAAATGGGTGCATAGTTGGGGATGGTTGGGACTAGCGGGAATAATTGGAATTTGGATTTGGGTTTGGCCGATTCACCAGGCCTGGAATCTATCCAGTCAAGGCTTTAATGCCCTCCTCAGTCAACCGCCAAAGTGGCCAGAGTTTGTAGCCAAGCTGGAGCAGGCCGAAGCATTAGCCCCTTGGGAACCCTACTATCCCTTACAACTGGGTTGGAATTTAGGTCGCCAGAGTTTAGAGATCCCGGCCTCAGATTTACAACAGCAATTCTTGGCCCAGGCCATTGCGGCATTTCAACGGGGAAACCAATTAGCTCCCAATTTAGAGTTTGGACAAAATAATCTCGGTTGGTTACTGTTACGGCAAGACCCGGTTGCAGCGAAGTTGGCCTTTGCCCGGGCAATTCAGTTAATGCCAGCCCGGCCGGGTAATTTTTACGGCCTGGGTTTAAGTTTGTTAGCAGCCCGTCAACCTAAATTAGCCGAACAAAGCTTTTATTTGGAAGTTCTCCGCCAGCCGATTACCATCACCAGTACCATTTGGCGCGAACCCTTCATGGCCCCCTTCTATCAGCCAGTTCTTGAAAAGGCTTTGGATTTTTATGGGCAACTGCGGACAGCGACTCAGCCCGAGGCTCCCCTGGGACAATATGCCCGCCAGGCCTATGCCGCGTTAATTTGGTGGCAAGGTATTCCCGCTGCCATGACCCAACTGATTAAGGAGTCCCCCAATTCACTTCATCCCGACCTAGTCACGCTTCTGAATTTTCAGCAGGGGCAGATGCCAGTAGCAAGCTTAGAAGCCATGAACCCGACCCAGGCCCTGATTACGGCTTGGCTGGATCCGGCAAATCGGAAAACCCTTTTAGCCCAGGCCTGGTTGCGGGCCACCCAAACGGTGATCCCAGAAGTGCTACTGAGCCAACTCATTACCTCCATAGAGCGGTCGCCAGATTTTGATACCTGGTTGCGGCAAACGAGTCCGAGCCAAGGAGTGCAATATACCCGCGCTGGTTTTGGGGTTCTGAGTCGGCACATTGACGGGCCTCAACCGAGTGACTTTTATCTAGATGCCCAGAATGCAGTGACCAGTAATATCCTCGGCACCATTTGGCCAACAGCCTATTACCTGCCCCCCTTGGACGAGAGCCTTGAACCCCTCCGCCAGACCCTAGTGGCTAAGATCAAGAGCTAG
- the argH gene encoding argininosuccinate lyase, translating into MATSPAPQPWSQRFESALHPAIAQFNASIGFDIALIEYDLTGSQAHAQMLGKTGIITSEEATKIVQGLEQIRQEYRNGEFNPGIEAEDVHFAVERRLTELIGDLGKKLHTARSRNDQVGTDTRLYLRQQIRDIQAQLRQWQTVLLDLAETHVETLIPGYTHLQRAQPLSLAHHLLAYVAMAERDWQRLDEIYARVNISPLGSGALAGTTFPIDRHYSAELLGFGGVYGNSLDGVSDRDFAIEFLCAASLIMVHLSRISEEVILWASEEFSFVSLTDSCATGSSIMPQKKNPDVPELVRGKAGRVFGHLQGMLVLMKGLPLAYNKDLQEDKEALFDAVNTVKACLEATTILFQEGLVFRTERLAAAVEADFANATDVADYLAAKGVPFREAYNLVGKVVKTCVSQGKLLKDLTLGEWQVLHERFEGDIYAAIAPRQVVAARNSYGGTGFEQVRQAIQEARGAIRSS; encoded by the coding sequence ATGGCCACATCCCCCGCCCCACAACCTTGGAGTCAACGGTTTGAATCCGCCCTCCATCCCGCCATTGCCCAGTTCAATGCCAGTATTGGCTTTGATATTGCCCTGATTGAATATGATTTGACGGGTTCCCAGGCCCATGCCCAAATGCTCGGCAAAACTGGGATCATCACATCAGAGGAAGCTACGAAAATTGTCCAAGGCCTGGAGCAAATTCGCCAAGAATATCGCAACGGGGAGTTTAACCCAGGCATTGAAGCTGAAGATGTCCATTTTGCAGTCGAACGCCGCCTGACGGAACTAATTGGGGATTTAGGCAAAAAACTCCACACCGCTCGTTCTCGCAATGACCAAGTGGGAACTGATACCCGGCTTTATTTACGGCAACAGATTCGCGACATCCAGGCCCAACTCCGGCAATGGCAAACGGTGCTCTTAGACTTAGCCGAAACCCATGTCGAAACCCTCATTCCTGGCTATACTCACCTGCAACGGGCCCAGCCTCTAAGTTTGGCTCATCATCTTTTGGCCTATGTGGCGATGGCAGAACGGGATTGGCAACGTCTGGATGAGATTTATGCCCGGGTCAATATTTCACCTTTGGGCAGTGGAGCCTTGGCTGGGACAACCTTTCCAATTGATCGCCATTACAGTGCGGAATTACTCGGCTTTGGGGGAGTTTACGGCAATAGCTTAGATGGGGTCAGCGACCGGGACTTTGCCATTGAATTCCTCTGTGCCGCCAGCTTGATCATGGTGCATTTGTCGCGCATCTCGGAAGAAGTAATTCTCTGGGCCTCGGAGGAATTTAGTTTTGTCTCCCTTACCGACAGTTGCGCCACCGGCTCTAGTATCATGCCCCAGAAAAAAAATCCAGATGTACCGGAGTTGGTGCGGGGCAAAGCGGGGCGGGTATTTGGGCATTTGCAGGGAATGCTAGTGCTGATGAAGGGCTTACCCTTGGCTTATAACAAAGACTTGCAAGAAGATAAGGAAGCTTTATTTGATGCGGTCAACACGGTCAAGGCCTGTTTAGAAGCAACAACAATCTTATTTCAAGAAGGCCTGGTGTTTCGGACAGAACGCTTGGCGGCGGCAGTGGAAGCGGATTTTGCCAATGCAACCGATGTGGCAGATTACTTGGCGGCCAAAGGTGTCCCCTTCCGAGAAGCCTATAACTTAGTCGGAAAAGTGGTCAAAACCTGTGTCAGTCAGGGGAAATTACTCAAAGATTTAACCTTAGGGGAATGGCAAGTCCTCCATGAGCGATTTGAAGGTGATATTTACGCCGCCATTGCTCCCCGTCAAGTGGTTGCCGCCCGAAATAGCTATGGGGGAACCGGATTTGAACAAGTCAGGCAGGCCATACAAGAGGCTAGAGGGGCTATACGTTCTTCTTGA
- a CDS encoding ArsB/NhaD family transporter: MADWQGIVAALIFVAVIVSIVAEWVDLTVAAFLGALLLIGLNILTLPEAINYIARSHGTLGLFFGVMVLVRSFQPTQIFEYLGTQIVFFAKGKGKRLLLAIVGITTVICSVLPNATTVMLLAPLLPPIAAELGIDFVPLLILMVFVANSAGLLTLVGDPATFIVGEGINMTFTEYLMRLSLGGAIAVGVIIVMLPWLFRKTWQKELADLSHLPHPQINHPRVLAIGGVIIAFVLTFFVIGDSLPVKLSPAAVALFGAGLALLLAHKSKIDTVPHILRDVDWSTLIFFMSVFVLIGGLEKTGVIANISTLLAAVLGKNIFFGSLMLLVVVAAISSVIPNIPLVVAMMPLLKKYLIQVGLLGSEVLSPDFTGPYPPEVLPLFYAMMFGATLGGNGTLVGASANIVAAGVAELNGRKITFHRFLQYGLPVASAQVLALGIFITLRFLIWT, encoded by the coding sequence ATGGCAGATTGGCAGGGTATTGTTGCAGCGTTGATTTTTGTAGCCGTCATTGTCTCCATCGTGGCCGAATGGGTTGATCTAACCGTTGCGGCATTTTTAGGAGCATTACTGCTGATTGGCCTAAATATCCTGACTCTCCCCGAAGCAATTAACTACATTGCCCGCAGTCATGGCACATTGGGACTATTTTTCGGCGTTATGGTCTTAGTCCGCTCCTTTCAGCCGACCCAGATCTTTGAATACTTAGGCACACAGATTGTATTTTTTGCCAAGGGGAAAGGAAAACGTCTCCTCCTGGCTATAGTTGGCATTACAACCGTCATTTGTTCCGTGTTACCCAATGCCACCACGGTCATGTTACTCGCCCCCCTGCTGCCCCCGATCGCTGCCGAGCTAGGGATTGATTTTGTCCCCCTGTTGATCCTGATGGTGTTTGTCGCCAATAGTGCCGGATTATTGACCCTCGTGGGGGATCCAGCCACCTTTATTGTCGGTGAAGGGATCAACATGACGTTTACCGAATACCTGATGCGGTTGAGCTTGGGAGGGGCCATTGCCGTTGGCGTGATTATCGTCATGTTACCTTGGCTGTTTCGTAAAACCTGGCAAAAAGAACTCGCAGACTTATCCCACCTCCCCCATCCCCAAATTAACCATCCGCGGGTGTTGGCGATTGGTGGGGTAATCATTGCTTTTGTCCTGACCTTTTTTGTGATTGGGGATTCATTGCCGGTCAAACTTTCACCCGCGGCAGTTGCCTTGTTTGGGGCCGGATTAGCCTTATTGTTAGCCCACAAAAGTAAGATTGACACAGTACCTCACATTCTGCGAGATGTGGACTGGAGTACTTTAATCTTTTTCATGAGTGTCTTTGTCCTAATTGGGGGACTGGAAAAGACAGGGGTCATTGCAAACATTTCAACCTTACTAGCGGCCGTCTTAGGCAAAAACATCTTTTTCGGTTCACTGATGCTTTTAGTCGTCGTTGCGGCCATTTCCAGCGTCATTCCCAATATTCCGTTGGTTGTGGCCATGATGCCATTACTCAAGAAATACTTAATTCAAGTTGGCTTGCTGGGCAGTGAGGTTTTATCCCCAGACTTTACTGGCCCCTATCCACCGGAGGTTCTCCCCCTGTTCTATGCCATGATGTTTGGCGCGACATTGGGGGGTAATGGCACACTGGTTGGGGCTTCAGCCAATATTGTTGCGGCTGGGGTTGCCGAGTTAAACGGCCGTAAAATCACCTTTCATCGCTTTTTGCAGTATGGCCTTCCTGTTGCCTCTGCCCAAGTCTTGGCCCTGGGAATCTTCATAACTCTCCGGTTTTTAATTTGGACTTAG
- a CDS encoding bifunctional aminoglycoside phosphotransferase/ATP-binding protein has translation MTASLPPLIQAMVQPQFYPHPVQTPIRLLQTHISYVLLTGDYAYKVKKPADFGFLNFSTLERRHFFCQEELRLNQRLCPDLYLQVLGIEQNPDASETSAGAYGWSRGEGRICDYAIQMRQFDQAQLFSHLFAENALTLELMIQLGKQLAQFHAQAATSPDITAFGSPAAVQTIVENSYGLGQGFIGRSQTAAQFEATKAFTDQFFQEHGAWLQERQILGKIRECHGDIHLNNICLFKGLIQIFDCIEFNQEFRNIDVIYDAAFLVMDLQFRGRPDLANTFLNAYLEWSNDYQGAVLLPLYLSMRAYIRGNVNSLALNDPAIPDSDKVTIAQTAADYYHQAWAYTQPQTGALYVMVGISGSGKSTVARQIAQQTHGIQIRSDAVRKHLAGLALDQRGDDAGAWGTGIYTPELTQKTYDRLLELGIFLAKQGATVILDAKYDRQALRQTLISQASAKEIPLKFIYCTAPVEVLHDRLNQRQGDIADATSKILAAQIAAFEPFSLAEQAWLHTINTTQELGPQLGELLSSNPE, from the coding sequence ATGACCGCCAGTTTGCCCCCCCTGATTCAAGCCATGGTTCAACCGCAGTTTTATCCCCATCCGGTGCAGACTCCAATTCGGCTGTTGCAAACCCACATTTCCTATGTGCTACTAACGGGGGACTATGCCTATAAGGTGAAGAAACCAGCGGATTTTGGCTTTTTGAATTTTTCGACTCTGGAGCGGCGACATTTTTTTTGCCAGGAAGAACTGCGACTGAATCAACGCCTCTGCCCAGATCTATATCTCCAAGTCTTGGGAATTGAGCAAAATCCTGACGCGTCAGAAACATCGGCAGGGGCTTATGGCTGGTCACGGGGCGAGGGGAGGATTTGCGACTACGCGATTCAAATGCGCCAGTTCGACCAGGCCCAGCTATTTAGTCACCTCTTTGCCGAAAATGCCTTGACTTTAGAATTAATGATCCAATTGGGGAAACAACTGGCCCAGTTCCATGCTCAAGCGGCCACCAGTCCCGATATTACGGCCTTTGGAAGTCCAGCAGCGGTGCAAACCATTGTCGAAAACTCCTATGGCCTGGGGCAAGGATTTATCGGGCGTTCCCAAACTGCGGCCCAATTTGAAGCAACCAAAGCATTTACCGATCAGTTTTTTCAAGAACATGGGGCTTGGCTTCAGGAAAGGCAGATCCTCGGCAAAATCCGCGAATGTCACGGGGATATTCACCTGAATAATATTTGTCTGTTTAAGGGCTTAATTCAAATCTTTGATTGCATTGAGTTTAATCAGGAATTTCGCAACATTGACGTGATCTACGATGCGGCCTTTTTGGTCATGGATCTGCAGTTTCGAGGCCGGCCTGATTTAGCCAATACCTTTTTGAATGCCTATCTAGAGTGGAGTAACGATTACCAGGGTGCGGTGTTGTTACCCTTGTATTTGAGTATGCGGGCCTATATTCGGGGCAATGTGAATTCCCTGGCCTTGAATGACCCTGCCATTCCCGATAGTGATAAAGTCACCATTGCTCAAACTGCCGCCGACTATTATCACCAGGCCTGGGCCTACACCCAACCCCAAACAGGCGCGCTCTATGTCATGGTCGGCATTTCCGGTTCTGGGAAATCAACAGTCGCCCGCCAGATTGCCCAACAAACCCATGGGATTCAGATTCGCTCCGATGCCGTCAGAAAACATTTGGCCGGCCTGGCCTTGGATCAACGGGGAGATGACGCAGGGGCCTGGGGAACGGGGATTTACACTCCAGAATTGACCCAAAAAACCTATGACCGCCTCTTAGAGTTGGGAATTTTCCTAGCAAAACAGGGAGCAACGGTGATTCTTGATGCCAAATATGACCGCCAAGCCCTGCGACAAACCCTGATCTCCCAGGCCAGTGCCAAAGAAATACCCCTAAAATTTATTTACTGCACCGCACCTGTAGAAGTCCTCCATGATCGACTCAATCAACGTCAAGGGGATATTGCCGATGCCACGAGCAAAATTTTAGCCGCCCAAATCGCCGCCTTTGAACCCTTTAGTCTCGCCGAACAGGCCTGGTTACACACCATTAACACGACTCAAGAACTTGGGCCGCAACTGGGGGAATTATTATCCTCAAATCCTGAATAA
- a CDS encoding DUF6887 family protein, whose translation MTSANYKSMSLQELRRYVLDHRDNMDAFQTYVDRSQEEGRMININLEDIQWQIEVDKKMDSSHHPQEQDYISEVVQVVTSTGQELNITTYLLRVYPETFNGYDAYMDIPMSDPSDIQTVYSPRLNKRWTVVVGPKESPVNGYFRGDYSENNPPAWVFGLRST comes from the coding sequence ATGACATCAGCTAATTATAAGTCTATGTCTCTACAGGAGTTACGCCGTTATGTACTAGATCATAGAGACAATATGGATGCGTTTCAAACCTATGTTGATCGCTCTCAAGAAGAGGGACGTATGATCAATATCAACCTTGAGGATATTCAATGGCAAATTGAGGTCGATAAAAAAATGGACTCTTCTCATCATCCTCAAGAACAAGATTACATATCTGAAGTAGTTCAAGTCGTAACCTCCACGGGACAAGAACTGAATATAACCACTTATTTGCTTCGAGTTTATCCTGAAACTTTTAATGGTTATGATGCCTATATGGATATTCCTATGAGCGATCCTTCAGATATACAGACAGTCTATTCCCCTCGTCTTAACAAGAGATGGACTGTTGTCGTTGGCCCCAAAGAGTCGCCGGTTAATGGTTATTTTCGTGGTGATTATTCTGAAAACAATCCCCCTGCATGGGTATTTGGCCTACGTTCAACATGA